From the genome of Nicotiana sylvestris chromosome 2, ASM39365v2, whole genome shotgun sequence, one region includes:
- the LOC104226109 gene encoding branched-chain amino acid aminotransferase 2, chloroplastic-like has translation MESAAVFAGLQPNPGRHHHLLAPSRSATKLLPPPFTDKHHFCPLPLKLQKQSHYASYINNNAINNGNTLRVASPASNITSELADIDWDNLGFGFMPTDYMYVMKCSQGENFSKGELQRFGNIELSPSAGILNYGQGLFEGLKAYRKHDGNILLFRPEENAMRLKMGAERMCMPSPSVEQFVEAVKATVLANERWIPPSGKGSLYIRPLLMGSGAVLGLAPAPEYTFLIYVSPVGNYFKEGLAPINLVVETEMHRATPGGTGGVKTVGNYAAVLKAQSAAKAKGYSDVLYLDSVQKRYLEEVSSCNVFIVKGNLIVTPAIKGTILPGITRKSIIDVALSQGFEVEERLVSVDELLDADEVFCTGTAVVVSPVGSITRQGKRVTYGNNGVGLVSQQLYSALTSLQMGLTEDRMGWIVELK, from the exons ATGGAGAGCGCCGCCGTGTTCGCCGGCCTTCAGCCTAATCCCGGCCGCCATCACCACCTTCTTGCTCCATCACGAAGTGCTACTAAGCTTCTTCCTCCTCCTTTCACCGATAAACACCATTTTTGTCCTCTTCCGCTCaag CTTCAGAAGCAGTCGCATTATGCTTCTTACATTAATAATAACGCCATAAACAATGGAAATACACTTCGTGTGGCTTCTCCGGCAAG CAACATAACATCTGAATTAGCCGACATTGATTGGGACAACCTTGGGTTTGGCTTTATGCCTACTGATTATATGTATGTCATGAAATGTTCTCAAGGTGAAAACTTTTCTAAGGGTGAATTACAGCGTTTCGGTAACATTGAATTGAGCCCATCTGCTGGAATATTAAATTATGGACAG GGATTGTTCGAAGGTTTAAAAGCATATCGAAAACATGATGGCAATATATTGTTGTTTCGACCTGAGGAAAATGCAATGCGCTTGAAGATGGGTGCTGAACGCATGTGTATGCCTTCACCGTCTGTTGAACAGTTTgtggaagcagtaaaagccactGTTTTAGCAAATGAAAGATGG ATTCCTCCTTCAGGAAAAGGTTCATTGTACATAAGACCTCTGCTTATGGGGAGTGGAGCTGTCCTTGGTCTTGCTCCAGCTCCTGAGTACACATTTCTGATTTATGTATCTCCTGTTGGAAATTATTTTAAG GAAGGTTTGGCACCAATAAATTTGGTAGTTGAGACTGAAATGCACCGCGCAACCCCTGGTGGTACCGGAGGCGTCAAGACTGTTGGAAATTATGCTGCA GTTCTGAAGGCACAGAGTGCTGCTAAAGCAAAAGGCTATTCCGATGTTTTGTACCTCGATAGTGTTCAGAAAAGATACCTAGAAGAGGTTTCCTCTTGCAATGTCTTTATTGTGAAG GGTAATCTGATAGTAACTCCTGCAATTAAAGGGACAATTCTACCTGGTATTACACGAAAGAGCATAATCGATGTAGCTCTTAGTCAAGGATTCGAG GTTGAGGAACGACTGGTGTCCGTGGACGAATTGCTTGATGCTGATGAAGTTTTTTGTACGGGAACAGCAGTGGTTGTATCTCCTGTGGGTAGCATTACTCGTCAAGGGAAAAG GGTAACATATGGAAATAATGGGGTTGGTCTTGTGTCTCAGCAATTATACTCTGCACTTACTAGCCTACAAATGGGACTCACGGAGGATAGGATGGGTTGGATTGTCGAGCTTAAGTGA